A genomic region of Nymphaea colorata isolate Beijing-Zhang1983 chromosome 2, ASM883128v2, whole genome shotgun sequence contains the following coding sequences:
- the LOC116248566 gene encoding cytochrome P450 86B1-like: MESFLSFWCLSSLRWPEICLSLMIFFSIHHFISQRNKPTKPWPFLGMLPQLLGNVHRLYDWSTYMLKTYGGTSTFHGPSLTNMNFISTCDPRNTEYILKVNFDNFPKGDEFCSIFSDLMGNGIFNSDSESWKKQRRMANSLVHSKAFRGFMARTTQHIVRHQLVPVLSSLARSSSSFDMQDVLLRFTFDSTCTAIFGESVNSLSKELASVPFAKAMNDAMESIMYRYVVPKSWWHLLRLLNIGKERQLANALAVINNFVSQQLKMKMKIKGCSAGMDLLSAYASVSDDEDFLRDTAVNFLVAGRDTSGAALSWFFWLLSRNPDVEKKILEEQRMILAETQRGRFDIEDLSKMVYLHASICETLRLYPVVPMGQKGVVKEDVLPSGTVVKPGTIILYNIYAMGRMEWIWGKDCLEFKPERWVDDQGRLRYENSGFRFLAFNGGPRTCVGKDMALVQMKYAAAEILLNFEIDVVEGHHVSPKPSVIMTMKNGLMVKAKEKPKRCMVSK; encoded by the coding sequence ATGGAGTCCTTTCTATCATTTTGGTGCCTTAGCAGCTTGAGATGGCCCGAGATATGTCTCTCTCTTATGATCTTCTTCTCCATTCATCACTTCATCAGCCAAAGAAACAAACCAACCAAACCCTGGCCATTCCTTGGCATGCTCCCTCAGTTGCTTGGCAATGTCCATAGGCTCTATGATTGGAGCACATACATGCTCAAGACATATGGAGGCACGTCAACCTTCCATGGACCTAGTCTCACCAACATGAACTTTATATCAACTTGTGATCCCAGAAACACAGAGTACATACTGAAGGTGAACTTTGACAACTTCCCCAAAGGCGACGAGTTCTGCAGCATCTTCTCTGATCTCATGGGCAATGGCATCTTCAACTCTGACTCGGAGTCATGGAAGAAGCAGAGGAGGATGGCAAATTCTTTAGTGCACTCCAAGGCCTTCCGTGGATTCATGGCTAGAACCACACAGCACATCGTAAGGCACCAGCTTGTGCCGGTGCTCAGCAGCTTGGCTCGGTCTAGCTCGTCTTTCGACATGCAAGATGTGCTACTAAGGTTCACCTTTGATAGCACCTGCACTGCAATCTTCGGAGAGAGTGTGAATTCTCTATCTAAAGAGCTTGCTTCAGTACCATTTGCTAAAGCAATGAATGATGCAATGGAGTCCATAATGTACCGCTATGTGGTGCCTAAGAGCTGGTGGCACCTTCTGCGGCTGCTCAATATCGGCAAAGAGAGGCAGTTGGCCAACGCCTTGGCAGTAATTAACAATTTTGTTTCTCAACAActcaagatgaagatgaagatcaaGGGCTGTTCTGCAGGCATGGACCTGTTATCAGCTTATGCTTCCGTTTCAGATGATGAAGATTTTCTTAGAGACACAGCCGTAAACTTTCTGGTCGCCGGCCGTGACACTTCTGGAGCAGCACTAAGTTGGTTCTTCTGGCTTCTGTCCAGAAACCCAGATGTGGAGAAGAAGATATTGGAGGAGCAGAGGATGATACTTGCAGAAACTCAGAGAGGTCGTTTCGACATAGAGGACTTGAGCAAGATGGTCTACTTGCATGCTTCAATTTGTGAAACACTAAGGCTGTATCCGGTTGTGCCTATGGGCCAAAAGGGTGTAGTGAAAGAGGACGTGCTGCCTAGTGGAACTGTGGTTAAACCAGGGACAATAATCTTGTATAACATATATGCAATGGGGAGGATGGAATGGATATGGGGCAAAGACTGCCTTGAGTTCAAGCCAGAGAGATGGGTAGATGACCAAGGTCGGCTAAGGTATGAGAACAGTGGGTTTAGGTTTCTGGCCTTCAATGGGGGGCCAAGGACTTGTGTTGGCAAGGACATGGCTCTGGTTCAAATGAAGTATGCTGCTGCTGAAATTCTGTTGAACTTTGAAATTGATGTGGTAGAAGGACACCATGTCTCTCCCAAGCCTTCCGTTATTATGACCATGAAAAATGGATTGATGGTTAAGGCAAAGGAGAAGCCTAAGAGATGCATGGTGTCAAAATAA
- the LOC116247043 gene encoding cytochrome P450 86B1-like, with product MDSLLSPWCSAGTLGSLRWPEICLSFLTFFFLHHLITQRKQPIRSWPFLGMLPSALLNIHRLYDWAVDLFTSHGSTIAFRGPILSNMNIVATCDPRNIEHMLKSSFDNFPKGGEFRDVFSDLMGDGIFNSDSESWKRQRKMANALVHSKSFRGFAATTTQHLVRRHLLPVLGSFARSGSAFDLQDVLLRFTFDSTCTAVFGESMKSLSEELPSVPFAKAMDDVMEAIMYRYVLPKSWWQLLRRLNVGKERQLADGLIVINDFVSLQLETRKKTKACSPESMDLLSAYASVSNDEVFLRDTAVNFLVAGRDTSGTALSWFFWLLSRNPSVEKKIMEEQRMVLAETSDHRDWFEIEDLNKMVYLHASLCETLRLYPSVPIGQKGVVKEDVLPCGTVVKPGTVILYAIFAVGKMEWVWGKDCLEFKPERWLDDQGRLRHETNGFRFLAFNGGPRTCVGKDMAFVQMKYAAAEILLNFEIHVVECHRVSAKPSVIMTMKNGLMVKAKVKPKDSRLEN from the coding sequence ATGGACTCCCTGCTATCACCTTGGTGCTCTGCAGGAACTCTCGGCAGCCTGAGATGGCCGGAGATATGTCTCTCCTTCctcaccttcttcttccttcatcACCTCATCACACAGAGAAAGCAACCCATAAGGAGCTGGCCCTTTCTGGGCATGCTCCCCTCTGCACTTCTCAATATCCACAGACTCTACGACTGGGCCGTAGATTTGTTCACCAGCCATGGAAGCACCATAGCCTTCCGGGGACCAATCCTCAGTAACATGAACATCGTGGCGACCTGCGACCCCAGAAACATAGAGCACATGCTCAAGTCCAGCTTCGACAACTTCCCCAAAGGCGGCGAATTCCGCGACGTCTTCTCCGATCTCATGGGCGACGGCATCTTCAACTCCGACTCGGAGTCATGGAAGAGGCAGAGGAAGATGGCGAATGCTCTGGTGCACTCCAAGTCCTTCCGTGGCTTCGCGGCCACAACGACGCAGCACCTGGTAAGGCGCCACCTCCTGCCGGTGCTCGGCAGCTTTGCTCGCTCCGGCTCGGCCTTCGACCTGCAGGACGTGCTGCTCAGATTCACCTTCGACAGCACATGCACGGCGGTCTTCGGCGAGAGCATGAAGTCTCTCTCCGAGGAGCTCCCCTCGGTGCCATTCGCTAAAGCAATGGACGACGTGATGGAGGCGATAATGTACCGCTACGTGTTGCCTAAGAGCTGGTGGCAACTTCTTCGCCGACTCAACGTCGGCAAGGAAAGGCAGCTCGCCGACGGGTTGATCGTGATCAACGACTTTGTTTCTCTACAACTGGAgacgaggaagaagacgaaggcGTGTTCCCCTGAAAGCATGGACCTCCTATCGGCTTACGCCTCGGTGTCAAATGATGAGGTCTTTCTTCGGGACACCGCCGTTAACTTTCTGGTCGCCGGTCGCGACACCTCCGGCACCGCGCTGAGTTGGTTCTTCTGGCTACTGTCCAGAAACCCATCTGTGGAGAAGAAGATCATGGAAGAGCAGAGGATGGTACTTGCAGAAACGTCTGATCACAGGGACTGGTTCGAAATAGAGGACTTGAACAAGATGGTGTACTTGCATGCCTCGCTTTGTGAGACACTGAGGTTGTATCCTTCGGTGCCCATAGGGCAGAAGGGCGTAGTGAAAGAAGATGTGCTTCCTTGTGGAACTGTGGTGAAACCAGGAACAGTGATCTTGTACGCCAtatttgcagtggggaagatGGAGTGGGTGTGGGGAAAGGATTGCCTTGAGTTCAAACCAGAGAGGTGGTTGGACGACCAAGGTAGGCTCAGGCATGAAACTAACGGGTTTAGGTTTCTGGCCTTTAATGGCGGACCAAGGACTTGTGTTGGTAAGGATATGGCCTTCGTCCAGATGAAGTACGCTGCTGCTGAGATTCTGTTGAACTTCGAGATTCATGTGGTAGAATGTCACCGGGTTTCCGCCAAGCCTTCGGTCATTATGACCATGAAGAATGGATTGATGGTGAAGGCAAAAGTGAAGCCTAAAGACAGCCGGCTTGAAAATTAA